A window of the Lolium perenne isolate Kyuss_39 chromosome 7, Kyuss_2.0, whole genome shotgun sequence genome harbors these coding sequences:
- the LOC127317243 gene encoding obtusifoliol 14-alpha demethylase, which translates to MELQVSAVWFSIALFLITAVLTKIASRRTTNDHLCTLPPPPEVTVLGILPSLLTKGPEATMHYLYNKLGSAFTVSFLWKRTTFLVGQEASTVFFQGSESEVTQGNTNEFTVPMFGSEMGFAVDYSTRMEQTRFFVESLRPAQLRSYVDPMLEEVESFFAKWKEEGVVDLKYEFEELLMLISSRCLVGKEVREKMFGQFCTLYHQIEEGVNFVSFMFPYMPTPVNRRRDRAQMKLTGILADVVRSRKSFNRVEEDVLQRFIDSTYKDGHGTNEREVSQMILGLIFAGKHTSAMTTTWTAACLLSHAKSFNAALEEQKEIISKHSEKIDYSVISEMGILHSCIKEAARLHPALPTLVRQVKKDITVRTKEGMEYGVSRGHTLVNLVMVNGKLPHIYKDPEVYDPNRFRPGREEDKVGGKFSYTSFGGGRHACGGEAYAYMQIKIIFSYLLRNFEMELISPFPKPDWTKFLPEPKGKVMVSYKRRRLPTN; encoded by the exons ATGGAGCTGCAAGTTAGCGCCGTCTGGTTCTCCATAGCACTTTTTCTAATCACTGCAGTTCTTACAAAGATTGCAAGTAGGAGAACTACCAATGATCATCTGTGTACACTCCCACCTCCGCCTGAGGTGACTGTTCTGGGAATTTTACCTAGTCTGCTTACAAAGGGCCCTGAAGCTACAATGCATTATCTGTATAACAAGCTTGGCAGTGCATTCACGGTCAGTTTTCTCTGGAAAAGGACAACCTTCTTGGTTGGGCAGGAGGCATCAACTGTTTTCTTCCAAGGCTCGGAGTCAGAAGTTACACAAGGAAATACAAATGAGTTCACCGTGCCCATGTTTGGAAGCGAGATGGGCTTCGCGGTAGATTACTCTACTCGAATGGAGCAGACTCGCTTCTTTGTTGAGTCTCTAAGGCCCGCACAACTCAGAAGCTATGTTGATCCCATGCTTGAAGAAGTTGAG AGCTTCTTTGCCAAATGGAAAGAAGAAGGGGTTGTTGACCTCAAGTATGAGTTTGAGGAGCTACTGATGCTGATCTCAAGCCGATGCCTTGTTGGAAAAGAGGTCCGTGAGAAGATGTTCGGCCAGTTCTGCACATTGTATCATCAAATAGAGGAAGGGGTGAACTTTGTCAGCTTCATGTTCCCATACATGCCAACTCCAGTGAACCGCCGGCGTGACAGAGCACAGATGAAGCTTACAGGTATTCTGGCTGACGTTGTGAGGTCACGTAAGAGCTTCAACCGTGTGGAGGAAGATGTCCTCCAGCGTTTTATTGATTCAACATATAAAGATGGCCATGGCACAAATGAACGAGAGGTCAGCCAGATGATACTCGGCTTGATCTTTGCTGGAAAACACACAAGTGCAATGACTACGACATGGACTGCAGCTTGCCTTTTGAGCCATGCAAAGTCTTTTAATGCAGCTTTAGAGGAGCAAAAGGAAATAATCAGTAAACACAGTGAGAAGATAGACTACAGTGTCATATCAGAGATGGGCATCCTGCATAGCTGCATCAAGGAGGCGGCACGGTTGCACCCTGCGCTCCCAACGTTGGTCCGCCAGGTAAAGAAGGACATCACCGTGCGTACAAAAGAGggcatggaatatggtgtttcgaGAGGTCACACCTTAGTAAACCTTGTTATGGTGAATGGTAAGTTGCCACACATTTACAAGGATCCTGAAGTGTATGATCCAAATCGGTTTCGTCCCGGAAGGGAGGAGGACAAAGTTGGTGGGAAATTCTCCTACACATCTTTCGGTGGTGGAAGGCATGCGTGTGGTGGAGAGGCTTATGCATACATGCAAATCAAAATTATATTCAGCTATTTGCTGAGGAATTTTGAAATGGAGCTGATTTCTCCATTTCCCAAGCCAGATTGGACCAAGTTTCTGCCAGAGCCTAAAGGGAAAGTCATGGTAAGCTACAAGAGACGTCGTCTGCCAACCAACTAA